GCTTTTTTAATGCTTTGAAACTTTACGACGTACCGCTTTTGTTTTTCATTCATAGTTTTTAGATTTTAGATTGGCTTTTAATTTTAGATTTTAGAAATCAGATTTTAGATTTTTACTTTGGGTATTTAATTGTAACTCATAACTCATAACTCATAACTCATAACTCATAACTCATAACTCATAACTCATAACTCATAACTCATAACTCATAACTCATAACTCATAACTCTTACTGTATTTTATAAACCCCTTCTTCAATTTTATATTCGGCATTTATAATATTGCACACCAGTCCTATAACCTGATCTGCTGTGAGTTCTTTGAAATAGCCGTTTATTTTTAAAGAGTTTAGATTTTTGTTTTTAATTTCAATTGCGACATTAAAATTTCGGTTTAAAGTTGAAATCACTTCCGGAAGCGGTGTATCTTCAAAAACAATTATATTTTTACGCCACAGCGAAATGGTATTTACAGGAACATCTTTAAAGGCCTGCAGTTTGTTGTTTTTAGATTTAAAAATGACTTTTTGCCCCGGCGTTACATACACATTTTCTTCAGTAACAGTCGATTTCACATTTACTCTTCCGGTTAAAACCGAAACTTCCTGTGTGGTTTGATCCGGATAAGCCTGAACATTAAAGCTGGTTCCCAGAACTTTTGTGTCCATTTTATCAGTGTGAATTATAAATGGATGTTTTTTGTCTTTGGCCACATCAAAAAAAGCTTCTCCGGTAAGGTAAACTTCGCGCGTATCTCCTTTAAATTCTTTTGGATATTTTAAAAAACTGCCGGCATTGAGCCAAATCTGCGTTCCGTCGCTTAAGGTAATTTTTGCGTGTTCGCCTAATTTTACTGTATATTGTTTGGTTTCAATTGCAATTGATTTTTGATAAATGAAAAATGACA
The sequence above is a segment of the Flavobacterium sp. genome. Coding sequences within it:
- a CDS encoding FecR domain-containing protein, with the protein product MPEKLKQEIKHFLEGKYSPKGQEMWNKWYDNTDEIFENTETIKSNRLKLKKELRQIKKTDKVIFLQTKYWAAAASIVLVLGLSFFIYQKSIAIETKQYTVKLGEHAKITLSDGTQIWLNAGSFLKYPKEFKGDTREVYLTGEAFFDVAKDKKHPFIIHTDKMDTKVLGTSFNVQAYPDQTTQEVSVLTGRVNVKSTVTEENVYVTPGQKVIFKSKNNKLQAFKDVPVNTISLWRKNIIVFEDTPLPEVISTLNRNFNVAIEIKNKNLNSLKINGYFKELTADQVIGLVCNIINAEYKIEEGVYKIQ